From the genome of Streptacidiphilus sp. PB12-B1b:
CGGCCCGCCACCCGCACCGGGTGGCCGCGCTGGTGCTCGGCTGCACCTCCCCCGGCGGCCCGCACGGCGTCGAGCGCAGCAACGACGTCCGCAAGGCCCTGGCGCAGCCCCGGCCCGAGGCCGCGCGGCAGGCCCTGCTGGAGCTGATGTACACGCCCCGGTGGCTCGACTCCCATCCGGGCCCGCACCACACCCTCGGCGATCCGGGCATGCCCGCCCACGCCCGGCGCCACCACCTGGCGGCCAGCAACCGGCACGACGCCTGGGAGCTGCTGCCGGACATCGCCGCACCCACCCTGGTGATCCACGGGGCCGACGACCTGCTCAACCCCGCCGCCAACGCCCCGCTGCTCGCCGACCGCATCCCCGGCGCCCGGCTGGAGCTGATCCCGCAGGCCCGGCACGCCTACTTCGAGGAGTTCCGCGCCCTGGCCGGGCCGCTGGTCCTGGACTTCCTGACCACCGCCCCGAGCAGGCCGTAGCCGCACCGCCGAAGGCGCTGGTCTCCGGCGGGTCCGCCGCCTGAACCGACGGCGGGCGGACCCACGTGGGGGCGGGCGCAGTACGGCTAGAGTCTTCCCGCGGAGCGCCCGCCCCCACGACGACGAGCCCGGCCTGGAACCCTGATGCGCCCCTTCGTGCAGATAGCCCCGAACCACCCGCCCCGCCGGGCCGGGCTGGCGCGCGCGGTACCGGCGGGCCGCCCGTGAGCCGGGCCGGCAGGCGCAGCCCCAAGCACGCGCGTCCACCGGACCAGGTGTACCGCAGCTCCTTCTTCCTGCTCGCCGCGACCGTCGTCACCTCCGGCCTCGGCTTCCTGTTCTGGGTGGTCGTCGCGCGCTTCTACAGCCCCTCGCAGGTCGGGCTGGCCACCTCGCTGATCTCCGCGACCTCGCTGATCTCCTACCTGAGCCTGTTCGGCCTCAACAGCACGCTGATCCGCTTCCCCGCCGCCGGGGTCTCCCGCAACGGCCAGATCACCCAGTCGCTGGTGGTGGTGGCGGCCACCTCGTGCGCGGTGGGGATCGGCTACCTGGCCGGGCTGCCGTGGTACGGGCAGCGGCTCCTCTTCGTCCGCGACCACCTGCTGCTGTCGGCGGCCTTCGTGGTCTTCTGCGCCTGCGCCGCGCTGAACCTGCTGACCGACTCGGTCTTCATCAGCGCCCGGGTGCCGCAGTACAACGTGCTGGTGGACGGCGTTCTGCAGGGCCTGGCCAAGCTGGCGCTGCCGGCCCTGCTGGTCGGCAGCGGCGTGGCCGGCATCCTCGACTCGGTCGGCGGCGGCTACGTCGTGGCGGTGCTGGCCTCGCTGGTGCTGATGAGCCGCAGGCTCGGCTTCCGCTTCGACCTGCTCTCCCGGGGGACGCGGCTGCGCGAGCAGCTGCGCTTCTCCGTGGCCAGCTACGTCTCCAGCCTGCTCAACCTCGCCCCGCTGATGGTCGTGCCGCTGATCGTGCTGCAGCAGCTGGGAGCGGCCGCGGCCGGCTACTACTTCGTCGCCTTCCAGATAGCCAACCTGCTCAACTCGGTGTCGTACGCGGTGAGCGAGGCGGTCTTCGCCGAGGTCTCCTACGACCCCTCCCGCTTCGGGGTGCTGCTGCGGCGCTCGGTGGTGATCATCATCGGCGTGCAGATACCGGCCGCGGCGACGGTCGCGTTCGGCAGCGGGCTGCTGCTGACACTCTTCGGCGGCGGCTACGCCACCCAGGCGCACCCGCTGCTCCAGGTCTTCGCCATGGGCGCGCTCGCGGTCGCGCTGAACACCTGGGCGGGCTACATCCTCAAGCTGGTCCGGCTGATGCGCGCGCTGATCCTCAGCAATGTCGTCTACGCGGTGGTGACCATCGCCCTGTCCGTGCTCTGGGCCCCGCACGGGCTGGTCTGGCTGGGCTGGGCCTGGGCGGCCGGCAACGTCGCCTCCGGGCTGGTCGCCCTGGTCGCCCTGGTCACCCGGCGGCGCCGGCGGACCGCCCCCGCGCCGGAGCAGCCGACGGCGCTGGACCAGCCGACGCTGCAGCTCGCCGTGGTCTGGGACACCTCCGATCCGGACCGGCCCTGGGCGCGGAGCCCGCTCCAGCCGTGGGGCGAAGCCACGGAGTGACGTCAGCGGCCTGCGGGTCCGGGCGGACGCGGTCAGGCCCGGCCGATCGCCCAGCGCGCCTTGTACAGGGCCGCCCCCGGGAAGGTCTCCACCCCGTCGGGATCGACCAGTTCGACGGTGGAGGTGCACCAGACGCAGGGGTTGTCGAGGCTCGGCGTCACCAGCAGGATCTGCCCGGTCGCCGGATCGTCGCCGATGCTCTTCACCGACGGGTGGTCCACCCGCGCCTGCTCCGGGAATGGCACGAAGGCCGCGTCCGGCACGCTGAACTGCAGGACGTGCCCGTCCGTGGTGACCCACAGCCGGTCGGGATCGCCCGCCACCGGGCCCAGGTCGTGGCCGCCGCCGTAGCCCGGCAGCGGAAACCGGGCGACCTCGCTCAGCTGCGGGTACAGCCGGCTGCGGTTGCAGGCCAGGGCCACCAGCACGGACCCGCCCACCGCCCACAGCAGCCCGGTGCCGGCGTCCCAGTGCACCCCGTGCGCGCCCGGCAGCAGGTACTCGGCGCAGCGGGTGCTGCGCGGGCCCAGCGCCGCCGCGTACAGCCGCACCCAGCCGCCGTCGCTCGCGGCCACCGCCACACCGCCGTCCGGCAGCAGCTCCACCGAGTGCGGGTTGGCCCCGGGGACGACGGTGGCCCAGTACACCTCGCCGTCCGGGAAGCCCGCCACCACGACCAGCCCCTCCGAGGCGCAGGCAGCCACCGCCGGGGAGCCGTACAGTCGCGTCCACTTGGCCTCGCTGACGAGGTGCCAGCTCTCCTCGGGGCGCAGGTCGTCCAGCGAACCGCCGGGCGTCCAGACCCACTGCGCACCGGCCAGCGAGCGCCGCGCCACGGCCTCGGGCTCCAGCAGCACCACGCTGCGGGACGCCTGGTCGGCGGCGATGACCAGGGTGCCCCCGGCGCTCCTCGGCGCGGCCTCGGCGCGGGCGGGCCGGGCCGCCGTCGCCGCCAGGCCCGCGGCGGCGGCCACCCCGCCGCGCAGCAGGGCACGACGGTCCGGACGGTAGGCAGAAGCCAGGCGCACAGGGTCTCATCTCTCCACGGCGGCTCGGTGCAGGGCAACCCCCGGCACCGCCCATACTCGGCAGCCGCCCCGGCGAAACCAAGAACCGACACGAAACGACACCACACGGTCCGTACCGGCACGGACCGGACGGCGCAGTGCAGCGCGACCGCGCTGCGGGGCCTGCCGTCAGTCGCGGGGCGCCAACTCGCCGGGCCCGGCCAGCGGCCAGCCCCCGGCGGCGAGCCGGGCGCTGACCCGGGCCACGTCCGACTCCAGCGGCCGGGCGTTGGTGACGCCGGCGATGGCGTCGCGGACGGCCTGCGCCGAGGCCGGGTCTCCGGTCGAGGCCAGCTCCTCGGCCAGGGCCGCCACGTCGGCGTCGCTGAGGCGGCGGGAGAGCAACGCGAACAGCGGGATGTAGTCGTAGGTGGGAACGCCCTCGGGGTAGCCGGCCCGGAGCCAGCCTATGACCGAGGAGAGAAGGGGCGGCAGGGCCATGGCTTGCGAACCTCTCGGTGTGGATTCCGCTCGTCCGTGGCCATCAGCTGCCCGCGACGATGAAGTAGATGCCCCAGGCCACTCCGCCCAGGACCACGGCGAAGCAGAGCGCGGCGAGGGCGATCCCCAGCGGGCTGCCGCCGACGATCCGCTCGTCCTGCTG
Proteins encoded in this window:
- a CDS encoding alpha/beta fold hydrolase; amino-acid sequence: MTHATTTDGVRIAYQLQGQGAPLVLLAGQANNHHWWDQVRADFHPARSTLTLDYRGTGDSDKPDAPYSTELFAEDVIAVLDRLGIDRADVYGTSMGGRVAQQLAARHPHRVAALVLGCTSPGGPHGVERSNDVRKALAQPRPEAARQALLELMYTPRWLDSHPGPHHTLGDPGMPAHARRHHLAASNRHDAWELLPDIAAPTLVIHGADDLLNPAANAPLLADRIPGARLELIPQARHAYFEEFRALAGPLVLDFLTTAPSRP
- a CDS encoding lipopolysaccharide biosynthesis protein, with protein sequence MYRSSFFLLAATVVTSGLGFLFWVVVARFYSPSQVGLATSLISATSLISYLSLFGLNSTLIRFPAAGVSRNGQITQSLVVVAATSCAVGIGYLAGLPWYGQRLLFVRDHLLLSAAFVVFCACAALNLLTDSVFISARVPQYNVLVDGVLQGLAKLALPALLVGSGVAGILDSVGGGYVVAVLASLVLMSRRLGFRFDLLSRGTRLREQLRFSVASYVSSLLNLAPLMVVPLIVLQQLGAAAAGYYFVAFQIANLLNSVSYAVSEAVFAEVSYDPSRFGVLLRRSVVIIIGVQIPAAATVAFGSGLLLTLFGGGYATQAHPLLQVFAMGALAVALNTWAGYILKLVRLMRALILSNVVYAVVTIALSVLWAPHGLVWLGWAWAAGNVASGLVALVALVTRRRRRTAPAPEQPTALDQPTLQLAVVWDTSDPDRPWARSPLQPWGEATE
- a CDS encoding DUF6528 family protein, with protein sequence MRLASAYRPDRRALLRGGVAAAAGLAATAARPARAEAAPRSAGGTLVIAADQASRSVVLLEPEAVARRSLAGAQWVWTPGGSLDDLRPEESWHLVSEAKWTRLYGSPAVAACASEGLVVVAGFPDGEVYWATVVPGANPHSVELLPDGGVAVAASDGGWVRLYAAALGPRSTRCAEYLLPGAHGVHWDAGTGLLWAVGGSVLVALACNRSRLYPQLSEVARFPLPGYGGGHDLGPVAGDPDRLWVTTDGHVLQFSVPDAAFVPFPEQARVDHPSVKSIGDDPATGQILLVTPSLDNPCVWCTSTVELVDPDGVETFPGAALYKARWAIGRA
- a CDS encoding DUF3349 domain-containing protein, with translation MALPPLLSSVIGWLRAGYPEGVPTYDYIPLFALLSRRLSDADVAALAEELASTGDPASAQAVRDAIAGVTNARPLESDVARVSARLAAGGWPLAGPGELAPRD